The Tistrella mobilis genome includes a window with the following:
- a CDS encoding putative hydro-lyase gives MAAGTRHAATGELCVDRADPAICRAAIRSGAFTGQTAGLAPGFVQGNVIILPAAYAGDFLRFAQANPKPCPLLAVGEPGDPKLPGLGADIDIRSDVPRYRVFRDGVAAAEEPTDIGDLWQDDFVTFVIGCSFSFEEALIQDGLEVRHVARGRNVPMYRSSIPLTPAGRFGGGMVVSMRPFRAADAIRAIQVTSRFPAVHGAPVHLGDPAEIGITNPDRADFGDDPIMEAGEIPVFWACGVTPQVAVEAAKPPIAIAHAPGHMLITDLRNARLAVI, from the coding sequence ATGGCGGCAGGCACCAGGCATGCGGCGACGGGAGAGCTGTGCGTCGACCGGGCGGATCCGGCGATCTGCCGGGCGGCGATCCGCAGCGGCGCCTTCACCGGGCAGACGGCGGGGCTCGCCCCCGGTTTCGTGCAGGGCAATGTGATCATCCTGCCCGCCGCGTATGCCGGGGATTTCCTGCGCTTTGCCCAGGCCAACCCCAAGCCCTGCCCGCTGCTGGCGGTGGGGGAGCCGGGCGATCCGAAGCTGCCCGGGCTGGGCGCCGATATCGACATCCGCAGCGACGTGCCGCGCTATCGCGTGTTCCGCGACGGCGTCGCCGCGGCAGAGGAACCCACCGATATCGGTGATCTCTGGCAGGATGATTTCGTCACCTTCGTGATCGGCTGCTCCTTCTCGTTCGAAGAGGCGCTGATCCAGGACGGGCTGGAGGTGCGCCATGTCGCCCGCGGCCGCAATGTGCCGATGTATCGCAGTTCCATTCCGCTGACGCCCGCCGGCCGTTTCGGCGGCGGCATGGTGGTGTCGATGCGGCCGTTCAGGGCGGCAGACGCCATCCGTGCGATCCAGGTGACGAGCCGCTTCCCGGCGGTGCACGGCGCGCCGGTACATCTGGGCGATCCGGCGGAGATCGGCATCACCAACCCGGACCGCGCCGATTTCGGAGACGATCCGATCATGGAGGCGGGGGAAATTCCGGTCTTCTGGGCCTGCGGCGTCACGCCCCAGGTGGCGGTGGAAGCGGCGAAGCCGCCGATCGCCATTGCCCATGCCCCCGGACATATGCTGATCACCGATCTGCGCAATGCGCGGCTGGCGGTGATCTGA
- a CDS encoding TRAP transporter substrate-binding protein: protein MTSISKALLAGVTLPAAALAILAAPASAADIPSAKLSFVGSWSGLSLHKNFEKPFWSETLPADSKGAVEVQVTTFDQMGLAGAEVYRLLSRGVFTIGATVADYSIEDAPEIEGLDMPMIAPGVADAKKVVEAYRPTLNEAFGKRFNAEILAIVPYPSQIVFCNAPIASLADLKGKKVRASGRTTAEFLNAIGAEGITLAFSEVPAALQRKVVDCAVTGSLSGYSSGWHEVSTHLLPMPLGGWDYVVTAVNKDKWAEVDPATQKFIQHEIATKFETPVWNAAVGETVEGIACLTGKGSCTRGEPGKMTLVQVTDGDRDLARKVLTETILPGWAGRVDPAVVTAWNQGVGAVTGLTAAKK from the coding sequence ATGACCAGCATCAGCAAGGCCCTTCTCGCCGGCGTCACCCTTCCGGCGGCCGCCCTCGCCATTCTGGCGGCACCGGCATCGGCCGCCGACATTCCGTCCGCGAAGCTCAGCTTCGTGGGCAGCTGGAGCGGGCTCAGCCTGCACAAGAATTTCGAGAAGCCGTTCTGGTCCGAAACCCTGCCCGCCGACAGCAAGGGCGCCGTCGAGGTTCAGGTCACCACCTTCGATCAGATGGGTCTGGCCGGTGCCGAGGTCTACCGCCTGCTGTCGCGCGGCGTGTTCACCATCGGCGCCACCGTCGCCGACTATTCGATCGAGGATGCGCCCGAGATCGAGGGCCTGGACATGCCGATGATCGCGCCGGGTGTCGCCGATGCGAAGAAGGTGGTGGAGGCCTATCGTCCGACCCTGAACGAGGCCTTCGGCAAGCGTTTCAATGCCGAGATCCTGGCGATCGTGCCCTATCCCAGCCAGATCGTGTTCTGCAACGCGCCGATCGCAAGCCTGGCCGATCTGAAGGGCAAGAAGGTCCGCGCCAGCGGCCGCACCACCGCCGAATTCCTGAACGCCATCGGCGCCGAGGGCATCACGCTCGCCTTCTCGGAAGTGCCGGCCGCCCTTCAGCGCAAGGTCGTCGACTGCGCCGTCACCGGCTCGCTGTCGGGCTACAGCTCGGGCTGGCACGAGGTCTCGACCCATCTTCTGCCCATGCCGCTGGGCGGCTGGGACTATGTCGTGACCGCGGTCAACAAGGACAAATGGGCCGAGGTCGACCCGGCGACGCAGAAGTTCATCCAGCACGAGATCGCGACCAAGTTCGAAACCCCGGTCTGGAACGCCGCGGTGGGCGAGACGGTCGAAGGCATCGCCTGCCTCACCGGCAAGGGCAGCTGCACCCGCGGCGAGCCCGGCAAGATGACCCTGGTTCAGGTCACCGACGGCGATCGCGATCTGGCCCGCAAGGTGCTGACCGAGACCATCCTGCCCGGCTGGGCGGGGCGCGTGGATCCGGCGGTGGTCACCGCCTGGAACCAGGGCGTCGGTGCGGTCACCGGCCTCACGGCGGCGAAGAAGTGA
- the hxsC gene encoding His-Xaa-Ser system radical SAM maturase HxsC, with product MSLPLHQRLIRTGPPAAVDVAKVADIDVLATGRVPIEHCLLWQDDLSAGILPVGIEALAAGVFGAGHAAPPVGYHGPWWGGGSRRDLVAPGDVVGLAPEGGLVTILWRRGSRANTLLATERCNSLCLMCSQPPREVDDTYRVEHLTQIITLIDPEETQLGISGGEPTLLDDGLIEVIRSARRHLPAASLHVLSNGRRFADPGLARAMAGAAPEAVTWGIPLYGDVASLHDHVVQAEGAFAETMAGLYNLAAVGATVEIRVVLTRPTVARLEALARFIYRALPFAAHIAFMGLEPMGFARRNRTLIWIDPADYAGALSRAVHRLAALGMTVSIYNLPLCVLPADLLAFARASISDWKNDFAPVCAPCPARQDCAGFFTSADSRWIGRDVGPLDHWPPAAHQGTRPSCPV from the coding sequence ATGTCCCTGCCCCTGCATCAGCGCCTGATCCGTACCGGCCCTCCGGCCGCCGTCGACGTCGCCAAGGTCGCGGATATCGATGTTCTCGCCACCGGCCGGGTGCCGATTGAGCACTGCCTGCTCTGGCAGGATGATCTTTCCGCGGGCATTCTGCCTGTCGGCATCGAGGCTCTTGCCGCCGGCGTCTTCGGGGCCGGCCATGCCGCGCCGCCGGTGGGATATCATGGCCCCTGGTGGGGCGGCGGAAGCCGACGGGATCTGGTGGCGCCGGGTGACGTGGTCGGGCTCGCCCCCGAAGGCGGGCTCGTCACCATACTCTGGCGGCGCGGCTCGCGTGCGAACACACTGCTTGCCACGGAACGCTGCAACAGCCTCTGCCTGATGTGCTCCCAGCCCCCGCGTGAGGTCGACGACACGTATCGCGTCGAACATCTGACGCAGATCATCACGCTGATCGACCCCGAAGAGACCCAGCTCGGCATATCCGGCGGCGAGCCGACCCTGCTCGATGACGGCCTGATCGAGGTGATCCGGAGCGCCCGCCGGCATCTGCCGGCAGCATCCCTGCATGTGCTGAGCAATGGCCGGCGTTTCGCCGATCCCGGCCTGGCACGCGCCATGGCCGGTGCCGCCCCCGAGGCAGTGACCTGGGGCATCCCCCTTTATGGCGACGTCGCCAGCCTGCATGACCATGTGGTGCAGGCCGAAGGCGCCTTCGCCGAGACCATGGCGGGCCTGTACAATCTTGCAGCGGTCGGCGCGACGGTGGAGATCCGTGTGGTCCTGACCCGACCGACCGTGGCGCGCCTGGAAGCGCTTGCGCGCTTCATCTATCGCGCCCTGCCCTTCGCGGCCCACATCGCCTTCATGGGGCTGGAACCGATGGGCTTCGCCCGGCGCAATCGCACGCTGATCTGGATCGATCCGGCCGACTATGCCGGTGCCCTGTCCCGCGCCGTCCATCGGCTGGCGGCGCTCGGCATGACGGTATCGATCTACAATCTGCCGCTCTGCGTGCTTCCTGCCGATCTTCTCGCTTTCGCCCGGGCGTCGATTTCGGATTGGAAGAACGATTTTGCCCCGGTCTGCGCCCCCTGCCCGGCCCGGCAGGACTGCGCCGGCTTTTTCACCTCGGCCGACAGCCGATGGATCGGACGCGATGTCGGGCCGCTCGACCACTGGCCGCCCGCGGCCCATCAGGGAACCAGACCGTCATGTCCCGTCTGA
- a CDS encoding methyl-accepting chemotaxis protein — MFDFLSPRRRSDAEAVIAAVNRSQAMITFDMDGRILDANANFLTLVGYTLDEIKGQNHRMLVDVAERESPAYTAFWDALRRGEYQARQFRRIGKGGKVVWIEASYNPVLDGAGRPVKVVKYATDVTAEKTAAADLDGQMRAIRKALAVIEFDLDGKVLWANDNFLNVIGYRLDEIQGRHHSMFVDAAERDSADYKVFWTALRRGEYQARQFKRIAKGGRTVWIEASYNPILDAEGRPVKVVKYATDITRQIGMLTDLKTLIDRNFAEIDHAVDRSTNEAGAAATAAGQTSGAVQMMVAGTEELAASIAEISQSMVKSREATDGAVDRATRADEAAQRLDGVARSMEGVVEVIRGIAGQINLLALNATIEAARAGEAGRGFAVVATEVKTLANQSADATTRISNEIEGMQGLSGEVAEALRTIRGSILTVRDHVTTTAAAVEEQSVVTRDLSANMHTTAAAVDTVTRSLDGITDAVSRVAGTVQTTKQAATVLAR, encoded by the coding sequence ATGTTCGATTTCCTGTCGCCGCGTCGACGGAGCGATGCCGAGGCAGTGATTGCCGCCGTCAACCGTTCCCAGGCCATGATTACGTTTGATATGGATGGCCGGATACTCGATGCCAACGCCAATTTCCTGACCCTCGTCGGCTATACGCTCGACGAGATCAAGGGCCAGAACCACCGCATGCTGGTGGATGTGGCGGAGCGCGAGAGCCCGGCCTATACCGCCTTCTGGGACGCGCTGCGCCGGGGCGAGTATCAGGCACGTCAGTTTCGCCGGATCGGCAAGGGCGGAAAGGTCGTCTGGATCGAGGCCTCGTACAACCCGGTGCTCGATGGCGCGGGCCGGCCGGTGAAAGTGGTCAAATACGCCACCGACGTCACCGCCGAGAAGACCGCCGCCGCCGATCTGGACGGACAGATGCGGGCGATCCGCAAGGCGCTGGCCGTGATCGAGTTCGATCTGGACGGCAAGGTGCTGTGGGCGAACGACAATTTCCTGAACGTCATCGGCTATCGGCTGGACGAGATCCAGGGCCGCCACCATTCCATGTTCGTGGACGCCGCCGAACGGGATAGCGCCGATTACAAGGTGTTCTGGACGGCGCTGCGGCGCGGCGAGTATCAGGCCCGGCAGTTCAAGCGCATCGCCAAGGGCGGTCGCACGGTCTGGATCGAGGCCTCGTACAACCCGATCCTGGATGCCGAGGGCCGGCCGGTGAAGGTGGTGAAATACGCCACCGACATCACCCGGCAGATCGGCATGCTGACCGATCTCAAGACCCTGATCGACCGCAATTTCGCCGAGATCGACCACGCGGTCGACCGCTCCACCAACGAGGCCGGCGCGGCCGCCACGGCCGCCGGCCAGACCAGCGGCGCGGTTCAGATGATGGTGGCGGGGACGGAAGAACTGGCAGCCTCGATCGCCGAGATTTCGCAGAGCATGGTGAAGTCGCGGGAAGCGACCGATGGCGCGGTCGACCGGGCCACGCGCGCCGACGAGGCCGCCCAGCGGCTGGACGGTGTCGCCCGCTCGATGGAAGGCGTGGTCGAGGTGATCCGCGGCATTGCCGGCCAGATCAACCTGCTCGCGCTCAACGCCACGATCGAAGCCGCCCGCGCGGGCGAGGCCGGTCGCGGCTTCGCGGTGGTCGCAACCGAGGTCAAGACCCTCGCCAACCAGTCGGCCGATGCCACCACCCGCATCTCGAACGAAATCGAGGGCATGCAGGGGCTGTCGGGCGAGGTGGCGGAAGCGCTGCGCACCATCCGCGGCTCGATCCTCACCGTCCGCGACCATGTCACCACCACCGCGGCCGCGGTCGAGGAACAGAGCGTCGTCACCCGCGACCTGTCGGCCAATATGCACACCACCGCCGCCGCAGTCGACACCGTCACCCGCAGCCTGGACGGCATCACCGACGCGGTCAGCCGCGTCGCCGGCACGGTTCAGACCACCAAACAGGCCGCGACGGTGCTGGCGCGGTAA
- a CDS encoding TRAP transporter small permease subunit — MARTASTGPLVRTLDCLLGISTRISRAGVWACGALLFAAVAMIVIEIVLRAFGSSLHGAHELSGYVLAIVTSWGLAWALIEKAHIRIDVIYMRVGPRLRTVLDLIAILMMALFVVVLLSQVWELVAGTLKRGSTANTPLQTPLWIPQMLWMAGLVWFAFTVFVLAARTVLGALTGDRDAVARVWGNRSIEDEIAENDHSTRG; from the coding sequence ATGGCCAGAACCGCCTCTACCGGTCCGCTCGTCCGAACCCTCGATTGCCTTCTTGGCATATCGACCAGGATCAGCCGGGCAGGGGTCTGGGCCTGCGGCGCGCTGCTGTTTGCCGCCGTGGCGATGATCGTGATCGAGATCGTGCTCCGGGCCTTCGGCTCGTCGCTGCACGGCGCGCATGAACTCTCGGGCTATGTGCTGGCCATCGTCACCTCGTGGGGGTTGGCCTGGGCGCTGATCGAAAAGGCGCATATCCGGATCGACGTGATCTATATGCGGGTCGGCCCCCGGCTGCGGACCGTGCTCGACCTGATCGCGATCCTGATGATGGCGCTGTTCGTGGTGGTGCTGCTCTCCCAGGTCTGGGAACTGGTTGCCGGCACGCTGAAGCGCGGCTCCACCGCCAACACGCCGCTGCAGACGCCGCTCTGGATCCCGCAGATGCTGTGGATGGCTGGCCTGGTCTGGTTCGCCTTCACGGTTTTCGTGCTGGCCGCCCGCACCGTGCTCGGCGCGCTGACCGGCGATCGCGATGCCGTGGCCCGCGTCTGGGGCAATCGCAGCATCGAGGACGAGATCGCGGAGAACGACCATTCGACGCGCGGCTGA
- a CDS encoding right-handed parallel beta-helix repeat-containing protein: MTNTIADLKALAVTSSTTEVEVLGYHGVADGGGGLFAWRAGATATDDGGLWIESTVATGGLWQRIVDSAAPVSVRWWGARGDGSTDDTAAIQTALDAGFSAVHLPAGVYPVSATLTVPVGTIVTGEGSGGFRPTDARTTIVKTNGDTGGDAVMETGKSCTIRDLKLQPHNEAAVTYERAVYPTGTGNTSIGLKAGSASTVEDVVSLGFADSAMVLGTTTKLMRCHILRSRRGITTSGSDGMITNSVTMFCHEAGILLTTNYWIVTGCRIEWNATYGIQSNSGEHTFTANLFDRNGWAGLYLNGGWGNVVTGNYFSRNGAGGDGTMGRWNWATPNHRAYLAPPTPADSCHIKLYYQRDCTITGNRYRAGVDDGGSGAFAPGYVYNIDGNFGATSNVTIFANAGEGGSTGAFGGYALSYPAGSGLFGGTDTADQQLGYGRNVRLGRVATPGTSTPRQPYGLPQAASVDVPIDHAIGGRIKVWTNSWNSTPSYAEITFTRASGAATTATVVIDNVIGTNVSAAAISTDPAVMTVTFPGTRFYNVSHDLHTM; this comes from the coding sequence ATGACGAATACCATTGCAGACCTGAAGGCCCTGGCCGTCACGTCTTCCACCACGGAAGTCGAGGTGCTGGGCTATCATGGCGTTGCCGATGGCGGCGGCGGCCTGTTCGCCTGGCGGGCGGGGGCGACCGCCACCGATGACGGTGGGCTGTGGATCGAAAGCACGGTTGCGACCGGCGGTCTGTGGCAGCGGATCGTCGACAGCGCCGCCCCGGTCAGCGTGCGCTGGTGGGGTGCCCGTGGCGATGGCAGCACCGACGACACCGCCGCCATCCAGACGGCGCTGGATGCGGGCTTCTCTGCGGTGCATCTGCCGGCCGGCGTCTATCCGGTTTCGGCCACGCTGACCGTGCCGGTGGGGACGATCGTCACCGGCGAGGGCTCGGGTGGATTCCGCCCGACCGATGCCCGCACCACTATCGTCAAGACCAATGGCGACACCGGTGGCGATGCGGTGATGGAGACGGGGAAGTCCTGCACCATCCGCGATCTGAAGCTGCAGCCGCATAACGAGGCGGCGGTCACCTATGAGCGGGCAGTCTATCCCACCGGTACCGGCAACACCTCGATCGGCCTGAAGGCCGGCTCGGCCAGTACGGTCGAGGACGTGGTCTCGCTGGGCTTTGCCGATTCGGCGATGGTTCTGGGCACCACCACCAAACTGATGCGCTGCCACATCTTGCGCTCGCGCCGGGGCATCACCACCAGCGGCTCTGACGGCATGATCACCAACAGCGTGACCATGTTCTGCCACGAGGCCGGCATCCTGCTGACGACCAATTACTGGATCGTCACCGGCTGCCGCATCGAATGGAACGCCACCTACGGCATCCAGTCGAACAGCGGCGAGCACACCTTCACCGCCAACCTGTTCGACCGCAACGGCTGGGCCGGCCTGTACCTGAACGGCGGCTGGGGCAATGTCGTGACCGGCAACTACTTCTCGCGCAACGGCGCCGGCGGCGACGGCACCATGGGGCGCTGGAACTGGGCGACCCCGAACCACCGCGCTTATCTGGCACCGCCCACGCCGGCCGACAGCTGCCATATCAAACTCTATTACCAGCGTGACTGCACCATCACCGGCAACCGCTATCGTGCCGGCGTGGATGACGGCGGCAGTGGTGCCTTCGCACCCGGCTATGTCTACAACATCGATGGCAACTTTGGGGCCACATCGAACGTCACGATCTTCGCCAATGCCGGCGAGGGTGGGTCGACCGGCGCTTTCGGCGGCTATGCGCTGAGCTATCCGGCCGGCTCGGGCCTCTTCGGCGGAACCGATACGGCGGATCAGCAGCTGGGTTATGGCCGGAATGTGCGTCTGGGGCGCGTTGCCACCCCGGGCACATCGACGCCGCGTCAGCCCTATGGCCTGCCGCAGGCGGCCTCGGTCGACGTGCCGATCGACCACGCGATCGGTGGGCGGATCAAGGTCTGGACCAATTCCTGGAACAGCACCCCGTCCTATGCCGAAATCACCTTCACCCGCGCCTCGGGGGCTGCCACGACGGCGACGGTGGTGATCGACAACGTCATCGGCACCAATGTCAGCGCCGCGGCCATTTCGACCGATCCCGCGGTCATGACGGTGACCTTCCCGGGCACCCGCTTCTACAACGTCTCCCACGACCTGCACACGATGTGA
- a CDS encoding SulP family inorganic anion transporter, which translates to MARFRPAALDWLRRYDGRTAGADGLAAVIVTIMLVPQSLAYAMLAGLPPAAGLYASILPLIAYAAFGSSRTLAVGPVAVISLMTAAATAEAAAATGIAPAAAALLLAGLSGLMLLAMAALRLGFVANFLSHPVVGGFITASGLLIALGQTGHLLGVSARGDTLPAILTALYDGLLTRGINLPTLVVGGLSLIFLFWCRKRLKPLLVTAGFGPRAADAVAKAAPAVAVLASILAVGQLDLAAAGVKVVGALPAGLPPLTLPPLDADAVLALLGPAALISLIGFVESISVAQTLAAKRRQRISADAELVGLGAANIAASVTGGYPVTGGFARSVVNFDAGAETPMAGVFTAAGIALAALFLTPAFRDLPQAVLAATIIVAVLSLVDLKAPLRAWAYSRADGIAMAVTILGVLLAGVEAGILAGVVASLALFLRHSARPHMAVVGQVPGSEHFRNVDRHRVAVSDTVLTVRIDESLYFANARALEDRIASLVACRPSLRHVVLMCPAVNLIDLSALESLEAINRRLAEAGISFHLSEVKGPVMDRLARSHFLDELTGQVFLSQHAAMQALDPGCVAASCNKS; encoded by the coding sequence ATGGCCCGTTTCCGTCCGGCCGCGCTCGACTGGCTGCGGCGCTATGACGGCCGGACGGCCGGCGCCGACGGTCTTGCCGCAGTCATCGTGACCATCATGCTGGTACCGCAAAGCCTGGCCTATGCCATGCTGGCGGGCCTGCCGCCGGCAGCGGGGCTCTATGCCTCGATCCTGCCCCTGATCGCCTATGCCGCCTTCGGCAGCAGCCGGACGCTGGCGGTGGGGCCGGTGGCGGTCATCTCGCTGATGACCGCGGCCGCCACCGCCGAAGCGGCAGCGGCGACCGGCATCGCGCCTGCCGCAGCGGCCCTGCTGCTGGCAGGGCTGTCGGGGCTGATGCTGCTCGCCATGGCGGCGTTGCGCCTGGGCTTCGTCGCCAATTTCCTCAGCCACCCCGTGGTCGGTGGTTTCATCACCGCCTCGGGCCTGCTGATCGCGCTGGGCCAGACCGGCCATCTGCTGGGCGTTTCCGCCCGCGGCGACACGCTGCCGGCCATTCTGACGGCGCTTTACGACGGGCTGCTTACCCGCGGCATCAACCTGCCGACCCTGGTGGTGGGGGGGCTGTCGCTCATCTTCCTGTTCTGGTGCCGCAAGCGGCTGAAGCCGCTGCTGGTCACGGCCGGCTTCGGGCCGCGTGCGGCCGATGCCGTCGCCAAGGCCGCCCCGGCCGTGGCGGTGCTCGCCTCTATCCTGGCGGTGGGGCAGCTGGATCTGGCCGCCGCGGGGGTGAAAGTCGTGGGCGCGCTGCCCGCGGGCCTGCCGCCGCTGACCCTGCCGCCGCTGGATGCCGATGCCGTGCTGGCCCTGCTGGGCCCCGCGGCGCTGATCTCGCTGATCGGTTTCGTGGAGAGCATTTCGGTCGCCCAGACCCTGGCCGCCAAGCGCCGCCAGCGGATTTCCGCCGATGCCGAGCTGGTCGGGCTGGGGGCGGCCAACATTGCCGCCTCGGTCACCGGCGGCTATCCGGTCACCGGCGGTTTCGCCCGGTCGGTGGTGAATTTCGACGCGGGGGCGGAAACCCCGATGGCGGGCGTGTTCACCGCGGCCGGCATCGCGCTCGCCGCCCTGTTCCTGACCCCGGCCTTCCGCGACCTGCCGCAGGCGGTGCTGGCGGCGACCATCATCGTCGCCGTGCTGTCGCTGGTCGACCTCAAGGCGCCGCTCAGGGCCTGGGCCTATTCCAGGGCCGACGGCATCGCCATGGCGGTGACCATTCTGGGGGTGCTGCTGGCGGGGGTGGAGGCCGGCATCCTGGCGGGTGTGGTCGCCTCGCTCGCCCTGTTCCTGCGCCACAGTGCCCGGCCGCATATGGCGGTGGTGGGACAGGTGCCTGGCAGTGAACATTTCCGCAATGTCGATCGCCATCGCGTCGCCGTCTCTGACACCGTGCTGACGGTGCGGATCGACGAAAGCCTCTATTTCGCCAATGCGCGGGCGCTGGAAGACCGGATTGCGTCGCTGGTCGCCTGCCGGCCCAGCCTCCGCCATGTGGTGCTGATGTGCCCGGCGGTGAATCTCATCGACCTCTCCGCCCTGGAAAGCCTGGAGGCGATCAACCGCCGCCTCGCCGAGGCCGGCATCAGCTTTCATCTGTCGGAAGTGAAGGGCCCGGTGATGGACCGGCTGGCGCGCAGCCACTTCCTGGACGAGCTGACCGGCCAGGTCTTCCTCAGCCAGCATGCGGCGATGCAGGCACTGGATCCGGGTTGTGTTGCCGCATCCTGCAACAAGTCCTGA
- the hxsB gene encoding His-Xaa-Ser system radical SAM maturase HxsB encodes MNKLDLMPLRFERLTIPPGQVLVTHDGGDFAFLNQTDFRRLIEDPADLAPHIRDDLLARGFLHDPLTATTRRITAAQLATRKRFVAEGPSLHICVVTLRCDHGCDYCQVSRRGPSAAGFDMSEETARAAVDRIFESPAPALTIEFQGGEPAFAFDRVRQIVALARDRAGSDGRPLTFSMVSTLQRLDDDMLRFCLEHEIALSTSIDGPAALHDRHRRRPGGGAFDATRRALDRARRILGAEAVAAIATITGDALDRPDEVVDAYVDLGFRSVFLRPVAPYGFARRQPGLAPSVTGFIEFYRRALDRCIEHCRAGRHIEEAYATILLTHILTPFGGGYVDLRSPAGAGHGVLVYNHDGGVYVSDEARMLAASGDHRLRIGDVHTPFRELAGSGTLRALLAAGLAESLPGCWSCAFLPYCGNDPVHHLATQGDPVGHRAFSDHCARHKALFRLLFARIAANDAEVNRIFAAWIGRRQPAEPGGDIRLD; translated from the coding sequence ATGAACAAGCTCGACCTCATGCCCCTGCGCTTCGAGCGGCTGACCATCCCGCCGGGGCAGGTCCTCGTCACCCATGACGGCGGTGATTTCGCGTTTCTGAACCAGACGGACTTCCGCCGCCTGATCGAGGATCCCGCCGACCTGGCCCCCCACATCCGGGACGACCTTCTTGCCCGGGGCTTCCTGCACGACCCGCTGACCGCCACGACCCGGCGTATCACCGCGGCCCAGCTTGCGACCCGGAAGCGGTTCGTCGCCGAGGGACCGTCGCTGCATATCTGCGTGGTGACGCTGCGCTGCGACCACGGCTGCGACTACTGCCAGGTCTCGCGCCGCGGCCCCTCTGCCGCCGGCTTCGACATGTCGGAAGAGACAGCCCGAGCCGCGGTCGACCGGATCTTCGAAAGCCCCGCCCCCGCGCTCACCATCGAGTTCCAGGGCGGCGAACCGGCCTTCGCGTTCGACCGGGTCCGGCAGATCGTGGCCCTTGCCCGAGATCGCGCCGGGTCAGACGGAAGACCGCTCACCTTCTCGATGGTCTCCACCCTGCAGCGCCTCGATGACGACATGCTCCGCTTCTGCCTGGAGCACGAGATCGCGCTTTCGACCTCGATCGACGGCCCCGCCGCGTTGCATGACCGCCATCGCCGGCGACCTGGGGGCGGCGCCTTCGATGCCACCCGACGCGCGCTGGACCGCGCGCGCCGGATATTGGGAGCCGAGGCCGTCGCTGCGATTGCGACCATCACCGGCGACGCGCTCGACCGGCCCGACGAGGTCGTGGACGCTTATGTCGACCTTGGCTTCCGCTCGGTCTTTCTGCGGCCGGTCGCCCCCTACGGCTTCGCCCGCCGCCAACCCGGCCTTGCTCCTTCCGTCACCGGCTTCATCGAATTCTATCGCCGGGCGCTCGATCGCTGCATCGAACATTGCCGTGCCGGCCGGCACATCGAGGAAGCCTATGCCACAATCCTGTTGACCCACATCCTCACCCCCTTCGGCGGCGGCTATGTCGATCTCCGCTCCCCCGCGGGTGCCGGGCACGGCGTGCTGGTCTATAACCATGATGGCGGCGTCTATGTCTCGGACGAGGCGCGGATGCTGGCGGCAAGCGGGGATCATCGGCTGAGGATCGGGGACGTTCACACGCCGTTCCGGGAGCTTGCCGGCAGCGGCACCCTCCGCGCCCTCCTCGCCGCCGGCCTGGCGGAAAGCCTGCCCGGATGCTGGAGCTGCGCCTTTCTGCCCTATTGCGGCAATGACCCGGTTCACCATCTGGCCACGCAAGGCGACCCGGTCGGCCATCGCGCTTTCAGCGATCACTGTGCACGCCATAAGGCGCTGTTTCGCCTGCTCTTCGCCCGGATTGCAGCGAACGATGCCGAGGTCAACCGGATCTTCGCAGCCTGGATCGGCCGTCGACAGCCGGCCGAGCCTGGCGGCGATATCCGCCTCGACTGA
- the hxsA gene encoding His-Xaa-Ser repeat protein HxsA gives MSRLIRKTVTALAGLSLPAMLSGLLPQPALAAPGSAPEFGPDGRLPVPVFDNPFDAAGAGLTRFAGHRSHSSHRSHSSHRSHYSSSSYRSTPGYTAPGYTAPNYTAPDYTAPGRTSSGSRSPATTSGPGTGGAVAATRQELRDMVLRAQIALNARGYDAGPADGILGERTRSAIKTFQGDSHLPVTGRLDGDTLVKLGITGM, from the coding sequence ATGTCCCGTCTGATCAGAAAGACCGTCACCGCCCTGGCGGGGCTCTCCCTGCCGGCGATGCTGTCCGGCCTGCTGCCGCAGCCTGCGCTTGCCGCGCCCGGCTCTGCCCCCGAATTCGGCCCGGACGGCCGTCTGCCTGTCCCCGTGTTCGACAACCCGTTCGATGCCGCAGGCGCCGGCCTCACTCGCTTCGCGGGCCACCGCAGCCATTCCAGCCACCGCAGCCACTCAAGCCATCGTTCGCATTATTCGTCGAGCAGCTATCGCAGCACGCCCGGCTACACAGCCCCAGGCTACACGGCGCCGAACTATACGGCCCCGGACTATACGGCCCCTGGCCGGACATCTTCGGGCAGCAGATCCCCGGCCACGACTTCGGGACCGGGGACCGGCGGCGCGGTGGCGGCCACACGCCAGGAGCTGCGCGACATGGTCCTGAGGGCCCAGATTGCCCTGAATGCCCGCGGCTACGACGCCGGGCCGGCTGACGGGATCCTGGGCGAGCGGACCCGCTCTGCGATCAAGACCTTCCAGGGCGACAGCCATCTGCCGGTAACCGGCCGGCTGGATGGCGACACGCTGGTAAAGCTTGGCATCACCGGCATGTGA